A region of Mesorhizobium sp. AR02 DNA encodes the following proteins:
- a CDS encoding TA system VapC family ribonuclease toxin yields the protein MTFLLDVNVLIALIDPAHVAHEDGHRWFQSTGHSSWATCPITENGVIRILSNPKYPNSPGSPAVVAQIVGKLHALSGHQFWPDDISLVGSSDIDAAKILTPAQVTDSYLLGLAKARGGQLATFDRKLSTAAVKGGKPILHLIQSE from the coding sequence GTGACCTTCCTGCTCGACGTCAATGTCTTGATTGCGTTGATTGATCCGGCTCATGTCGCACATGAAGATGGCCATCGGTGGTTCCAATCCACTGGGCATTCTTCATGGGCTACATGTCCGATTACCGAGAATGGTGTCATCAGAATTTTGAGCAATCCGAAGTACCCCAATTCTCCTGGTTCGCCTGCCGTCGTTGCGCAGATTGTCGGCAAATTGCATGCCCTTTCAGGACATCAGTTCTGGCCTGACGACATCAGTCTCGTCGGTTCTAGCGACATAGATGCAGCCAAGATCCTGACGCCGGCGCAAGTAACGGACAGTTATCTACTGGGGCTCGCCAAGGCGCGTGGCGGCCAATTGGCGACCTTTGACCGAAAGTTATCGACGGCGGCGGTAAAGGGAGGCAAGCCGATCCTCCATCTGATCCAGAGCGAATAA